cagTATTGCAAAAAGAATCCTCATAGGCTTTATAAGTGTAGGAAGTTTTTGGGTTTGCCTCACAAAGATAGGGTAGAAGTTGTTAAGAGCCTTAAGCTTTGCTTAAATTGTTTGATAGATTCTCATTCAATTGATTCATGTAACTATCAGGCGTGCAAAGAATGCTCGCAAAAACATAATCACCTTTTGCATATtgctttttcaaatgaaaaatcaagGTCTCAGTCAGTTGCCATTACCACTCAGCAAGAGAGTACCACAAATCCCTTACCTCTTGTATTGCCAAGAAATTCCTCTTCCACCGGTACTTCCCTAAGTATTTCTGGAGCTGATGGGGGAGTGAAGACTAAGGTTTTGTTTGCAACTGCGATCGTTTCTCTCTTGGGTCCTGACAATATTTCACTGAAGTGCCGAGTAGTACTCGATCCCGCCTCCCAAATTAATATTATAACGTCACGCATGTGCCAACGTTTAAGTTTGAAGCCAAGACGAAGTAATCTTGTGGTAGATGGGGTTGGATCCATATCTCAGGCCAGTCAGCATgaagttgaaataaaaatgCGATACCAGAGGGGTCTCGAGTTCATAACTGAGTCACTTGATTGTATTGTCATGCCCAAAGTTGTGGGAGATCAGCCTAACTGGGAGGTGGACTTATCACAAATTCCCTTACCCCCAAATCTTAAATTGGCCGATCCCTCTTGGCATGTCAGTCAAAAAATTGATCTCCTCATTGGCGGTGCCCATGTTTGGCAATATTTCTTGAATGAACGCCAGGAATTGGGTGAGGGAATGCCCATTCTTCAGTCAAGCGTGTTCGGATGGTTGGTTGTAGGACCATGTCCCGAAGAGAGGGGGCCCACCGGAGCTTGTTACATAACCACTCTCGCCAGCATTGACCGGACAATTAAACGATTTTGGGAGATTGAGGAGATCCCTAAGGAGACAATTATTGAATCTGAACATCGCGAAGTTGAGGAGCAGTTTCGTTTGACTACTCATAAAAATTCAGAGGGTCGATATGTTGTTCAAATTCCCCTGAAACCAAATATTGAAGATCTCGCTGATAATAAATTGATTGCCACTCGTCAGTTAAACTATCTCTTGTCCAGATTGCCAAGGCATCCAAGACTCTTTGCAGAATATGATACCATATTTAAAGAGTACTTGTCACAAGGCATCATTGAAAGGGTTCCGCTGACTGAGTTGTCAAATCCTTCCTATTACCTTCCTCATCACGCTGTGGTCAAGGAGAATGCAGTTTCTACAAAAACTCGAATTGTATTCAATGCAAGTTCTAGGACAAAGACTGGATTAAGTTTCAATGACTGCATTAAAGCTTGCCCTGTAGTGCAACCTACTCTGATTTCCATTCTGTGGAGATTCCGCCTGAATGAGATAACACTTACATGTGATATAAAACAGATGTACCTCCAGGTTGCATTACATTCTCCTCATAAAGACTACCACCGATTTTTGTGGAGGGAAGGCAGTGAGGTAATTTATTATCGGTTCACGAGGGTGTGCTTCGGAGTGGCTGCATCCCCATTTTTGGCCACCCGGGTGTTGAATAAGATAGCTGAAGATGAGAGTCAAACGTACCCCCTTGCCGCGTCAGTTTTGCGTCACAACTTTTATGTTGATGACTGCTTGGTTTCAGTGTCAACGGTTCAGGAGGCTTTAACAGTCAAAGAACAACTGACTGGCATCTTGAGAACTGCTGGAATGGAATTATCCAAATTCAGAAGCAACCGTCCACAAATTCTTGCGAACAATGATCACAATGCAGATGATTCTGACCTTATACTGGATGAAGAGTCAAAAACGCTGGGTATCATTTGGAATCCACGGGAAGATGAATTCAGGTTCCGAGTAGCAGAAGATTTACAGTCCACTCCTGTCACTAAGAGAAACATACTCTCAAAGATAGCTCGGATTTTTGACCCATGTGGTCTGATTGCCCCAGTAGTGACGTCAGCCAAAGTGATTATGCAAGTTTTGTGGAGAAAAGGGCTTGAATGGGATGATGAGGTTCCGGAATGTCTGGATAGACAATGGAAAGCTTTCGTGGGagatttgaaaaatgttgacgACTTATGCATTCCTAGATGGATTTGTGCGGTAGAAAATCCAGTGAAGAAGGAGCTTCACGCGTTTTCCGATGCAAGCAATCTCGCATATGGAGCAGCAGTGTACTTGATATATGAAGACAGTAACCATAGGCGTTGTTCTGGTTTAGTGAGTGCAAAATCGAGGTTGAATCCCATTAGTTCAAAGGATGATCATGCACA
This sequence is a window from Phlebotomus papatasi isolate M1 unplaced genomic scaffold, Ppap_2.1 HiC_scaffold_78, whole genome shotgun sequence. Protein-coding genes within it:
- the LOC129809380 gene encoding uncharacterized protein LOC129809380; protein product: MPNKGYSKRNYKGQLTIVKNVIEKYHITPGKLNEQGAEVELLATRDTLERIEKKFQALQSEIINEAPPETKTKEQDELSAFLDECLEVEMTISTLLAKLTSKSSESTGLNISGELGESGNASIASLVSLMTQQMKEQRQQRISEEVKLKEILSAQREEFQRMLEISRSDSITNREEDGARHNSTAERRAKLEPIKLPMFSGSYADWHSFKNLFISSVGNDRTLSKSQKMHYLLTSTSGDAYGLFKNLEITDSNFDIAWERLVKRYEDKMMIITSHFERFLKQPQITKPDAVALRQLQASTTQCLEAIDALNVNERDPWLIHLTLKHLDSQTQEAWSEKQPDGVPTWKDFDDFLNKRCRQLESCPPTVPNQQQQSRSKSNKAFTCVVSNKKENCQYCKKNPHRLYKCRKFLGLPHKDRVEVVKSLKLCLNCLIDSHSIDSCNYQACKECSQKHNHLLHIAFSNEKSRSQSVAITTQQESTTNPLPLVLPRNSSSTGTSLSISGADGGVKTKVLFATAIVSLLGPDNISLKCRVVLDPASQINIITSRMCQRLSLKPRRSNLVVDGVGSISQASQHEVEIKMRYQRGLEFITESLDCIVMPKVVGDQPNWEVDLSQIPLPPNLKLADPSWHVSQKIDLLIGGAHVWQYFLNERQELGEGMPILQSSVFGWLVVGPCPEERGPTGACYITTLASIDRTIKRFWEIEEIPKETIIESEHREVEEQFRLTTHKNSEGRYVVQIPLKPNIEDLADNKLIATRQLNYLLSRLPRHPRLFAEYDTIFKEYLSQGIIERVPLTELSNPSYYLPHHAVVKENAVSTKTRIVFNASSRTKTGLSFNDCIKACPVVQPTLISILWRFRLNEITLTCDIKQMYLQVALHSPHKDYHRFLWREGSEVIYYRFTRVCFGVAASPFLATRVLNKIAEDESQTYPLAASVLRHNFYVDDCLVSVSTVQEALTVKEQLTGILRTAGMELSKFRSNRPQILANNDHNADDSDLILDEESKTLGIIWNPREDEFRFRVAEDLQSTPVTKRNILSKIARIFDPCGLIAPVVTSAKVIMQVLWRKGLEWDDEVPECLDRQWKAFVGDLKNVDDLCIPRWICAVENPVKKELHAFSDASNLAYGAAVYLIYEDSNHRRCSGLVSAKSRLNPISSKDDHAQSLTIPKAELSGAELAVQLMSAVGESLGIQERYYWTDAKVVLYQIHSKAHRDVFVRNRVMKIRSFSTPSQWRHVPTKQNPADVLSRGWIM